In Synechococcus sp. KORDI-100, a single window of DNA contains:
- a CDS encoding ABC transporter permease, which translates to MARWGLVIVAIYAAVALITPLLMALGLLPDANAGLSNPIYEAPNLSHWCGTDRLGRDVCVRTMAGSGVALQVVLLAVGLALLIGVPLGMVSGYLGGAVDRLLVLLMDTLYTLPVLLLSVVLAFLLGKGIPNAAAALCVVYVPQYFRVVRNQTAQVKSELFVEAAQSLGAGPLWILRRYLFRNVITSVPVLLTLNAADAVLVLGGLGFLGLGLPETVPEWGGDLNLALAAVPTGVWWTALYPGLAMFILVLGLSFLGEGIEAWVSGGEGRPASD; encoded by the coding sequence ATGGCCCGGTGGGGGCTGGTGATTGTGGCCATTTACGCCGCTGTTGCTCTGATCACCCCGCTGTTGATGGCCCTGGGCCTGCTGCCCGATGCCAATGCGGGATTGAGCAACCCGATCTATGAGGCTCCCAATCTCAGTCATTGGTGCGGCACGGATCGCCTGGGCCGTGATGTCTGCGTGCGCACCATGGCCGGCAGCGGTGTCGCGCTTCAGGTGGTGCTGCTGGCGGTCGGTCTGGCTCTTCTGATCGGGGTGCCTCTCGGCATGGTGAGTGGCTACCTCGGTGGCGCCGTCGACCGTTTGCTGGTGCTGCTGATGGACACTCTCTACACCCTGCCCGTGCTGTTGCTCTCCGTGGTGCTGGCGTTCCTGCTGGGAAAAGGGATCCCCAATGCCGCTGCAGCGCTGTGTGTGGTGTACGTCCCGCAGTACTTCCGGGTGGTGCGCAACCAGACCGCGCAGGTGAAAAGTGAGTTGTTTGTGGAGGCTGCTCAGTCGCTCGGGGCAGGTCCTTTGTGGATTCTGCGGCGCTATCTCTTCCGCAATGTGATCACCTCGGTGCCCGTGCTGCTCACTCTCAATGCCGCCGATGCCGTTCTGGTGCTGGGGGGACTGGGCTTTCTTGGACTGGGATTACCGGAGACGGTGCCTGAATGGGGTGGTGATCTCAACCTCGCGCTGGCGGCGGTGCCGACCGGCGTCTGGTGGACAGCCCTCTACCCAGGACTGGCCATGTTCATCCTGGTGTTGGGCCTATCGTTTCTTGGCGAAGGGATCGAAGCCTGGGTGAGCGGCGGCGAAGGCCGACCCGCGTCAGACTGA
- a CDS encoding cell wall metabolism sensor histidine kinase WalK, which translates to MESSPSWRDQLLGSLQGQLQLATYLAVFVGFTGASSVGLWTGQRNLIQNNASELRRSAASIQACISKGGTGRDFVQQELLLHSSMRTSLWVENPDGSLVLPQSDHLEISDRAIRAAMGENPERITGRQELIRLGDQLYLTELVERYPSGARLWISQEVSTNQQALSDYLALMILIWSGCLVVTLLAVSWLVRRIVQPLEQLNAATDQVTAETLASARLPLERGPVEVLKLGRTYNALLERLSMSWSQQRQFVSAVSHELRTPLTIVQGYLNRTVKRGDNLTEAQVRGLRTAEEESIRMRRLMDDLLDLSRGDSGRLSIQNEPVHLADQLEQVADMARSTLERPLELQLPTDPDERDSVAQADPGRLRQVLLDLIENADKYSPADRPIRLVMHLGEGVLCIDVIDQGIGIPQDELEMVFERFHRASNAPERSGSGLGLSVVKLLVEGMGGTIGVCSRLGEGSCFTVSLPR; encoded by the coding sequence ATGGAGTCATCACCGTCCTGGCGCGACCAGCTGCTCGGCAGCCTGCAGGGTCAGCTCCAGCTGGCCACCTACCTGGCGGTGTTTGTGGGTTTCACCGGAGCCTCATCGGTGGGGCTGTGGACCGGCCAGCGCAACCTGATTCAGAACAACGCCTCGGAACTGCGGCGCAGCGCGGCATCGATTCAGGCCTGCATCAGCAAGGGAGGCACCGGCAGGGACTTCGTTCAGCAGGAGCTGCTGCTGCACTCGAGCATGCGCACCAGCCTCTGGGTGGAAAACCCCGATGGATCGCTGGTGCTGCCGCAGAGCGATCACCTGGAGATTTCAGACAGGGCGATTCGGGCAGCGATGGGAGAAAACCCAGAGCGCATCACCGGACGGCAGGAATTGATCCGGCTGGGTGATCAGCTCTATCTGACGGAACTTGTCGAGCGCTACCCCTCCGGAGCCAGGCTCTGGATCAGCCAGGAGGTGAGCACCAACCAACAGGCCCTCAGCGATTACCTGGCGCTGATGATCCTGATCTGGAGCGGTTGTCTGGTGGTCACGCTGCTGGCCGTGAGCTGGCTGGTGCGGCGGATCGTGCAGCCGCTAGAGCAGCTGAATGCAGCCACCGATCAGGTCACCGCGGAAACCCTGGCCTCCGCCCGCCTGCCCCTGGAGCGGGGTCCTGTGGAGGTGCTCAAGCTGGGGCGCACCTACAACGCCCTGCTCGAACGTCTGTCGATGTCCTGGAGTCAACAGCGGCAGTTCGTCAGTGCCGTGAGCCATGAACTGCGCACTCCGCTCACGATCGTTCAGGGGTACCTCAACCGAACCGTCAAGCGGGGCGACAACCTCACCGAGGCCCAGGTGCGTGGTTTGCGCACAGCCGAGGAGGAGAGCATCCGGATGCGGCGGTTGATGGACGACCTCCTGGATCTCTCCCGTGGTGATTCCGGGCGACTCTCGATCCAGAACGAGCCCGTGCATCTCGCCGATCAACTGGAGCAGGTGGCCGATATGGCCCGCAGCACCCTCGAGCGGCCCCTGGAGCTCCAATTACCGACCGATCCCGATGAACGCGACTCCGTCGCCCAGGCCGACCCAGGTCGGTTGCGGCAGGTGTTGCTGGATCTGATCGAGAACGCCGACAAGTATTCGCCGGCCGATCGACCCATCAGGCTCGTGATGCATCTCGGCGAGGGAGTCCTCTGCATCGATGTGATCGACCAGGGCATCGGCATCCCGCAGGACGAACTGGAGATGGTGTTCGAACGCTTCCACCGCGCCAGCAATGCCCCGGAACGATCCGGATCAGGCCTGGGACTGTCCGTGGTGAAGCTGCTGGTGGAAGGAATGGGCGGCACGATTGGTGTGTGTAGCCGCCTCGGCGAGGGCAGCTGTTTCACTGTGAGCCTGCCCCGATGA
- a CDS encoding prepilin-type N-terminal cleavage/methylation domain-containing protein, with product MTRGFTLVELLVIVVLLGVLASVALIPPGPQREQLELDAALRLLRVGLDRGRLAAERQAEPCGLSLGPDGWHPPRHGSLPVCRAGVTRLSETAESPVQLRSNLPELVRFSSNGLVLDGGLVVLSHPALERSVCLVISLPLGITRTGHYATASGQALSSSRCRPPDET from the coding sequence ATGACCCGCGGTTTCACCCTCGTGGAACTGCTCGTGATTGTCGTGCTCCTTGGCGTATTGGCGAGTGTGGCCTTGATTCCGCCGGGCCCTCAGCGTGAACAGCTGGAGCTGGATGCGGCCCTGCGTCTGCTGCGGGTTGGGCTGGATCGCGGACGCCTGGCGGCTGAGCGCCAGGCGGAGCCCTGTGGCCTCAGTCTGGGTCCCGATGGTTGGCATCCGCCTCGCCATGGCTCACTGCCGGTTTGCCGAGCCGGGGTGACACGTCTCAGTGAAACCGCAGAGAGCCCGGTGCAGCTGCGCAGCAACCTGCCGGAGCTGGTGCGTTTCAGCAGCAATGGTCTGGTGCTCGATGGCGGCTTGGTGGTGCTGTCCCATCCAGCTCTGGAGCGCAGCGTCTGTCTGGTGATCAGCCTGCCGTTGGGGATCACGCGAACGGGTCACTACGCCACCGCGTCAGGCCAGGCCCTCAGCAGCTCCCGTTGCCGGCCCCCTGATGAGACCTGA
- the trmH gene encoding tRNA (guanosine(18)-2'-O)-methyltransferase TrmH: MPLLPRRFERLKSVLNRRMADLTVLLEHVEKPHNLSAILRSCDAVGALEAHAVSLDGRPRTFNSTAQGSQKWVALRDHPNITSAIEHLKEKGFRLYGTHLGVNAKDYRECDFTGPTAFVLGAEKWGLTDRARDLMDEALFIPMRGMVQSLNVSVASATLLFEALRQRQQNGTAPSAGEGLTPNRYAELLFEWSYPEVADWCRRENRPYPKLNAKGELMEDLPRNVKLRC; this comes from the coding sequence ATGCCCCTGCTGCCGCGCCGGTTTGAGCGGCTCAAATCCGTGCTCAATCGCCGCATGGCGGATCTCACGGTGCTGCTCGAGCACGTGGAAAAACCCCACAATCTCTCGGCGATCCTGCGCAGCTGTGACGCAGTGGGGGCACTGGAAGCCCACGCCGTGAGTCTGGACGGACGTCCGCGCACCTTCAACAGCACCGCTCAGGGCAGCCAGAAATGGGTGGCCTTGCGGGACCATCCCAACATCACCTCCGCCATTGAGCACCTCAAGGAGAAAGGCTTTCGGCTGTACGGCACCCACCTCGGTGTGAATGCAAAGGACTATCGCGAATGCGATTTCACAGGGCCAACGGCCTTCGTGCTCGGCGCCGAGAAATGGGGCCTGACGGATCGGGCCCGCGATCTGATGGATGAAGCCCTGTTCATCCCCATGCGCGGCATGGTGCAGTCCCTGAATGTGTCCGTGGCCAGCGCCACGCTCTTGTTCGAGGCCCTGCGCCAACGGCAGCAGAACGGAACAGCCCCCAGTGCTGGGGAGGGCCTGACGCCGAATCGCTATGCAGAACTCCTGTTCGAATGGTCCTACCCGGAGGTGGCGGACTGGTGTCGCCGGGAGAATCGCCCCTACCCGAAGCTGAACGCGAAGGGCGAACTGATGGAGGACCTACCCCGCAACGTAAAGCTGCGCTGCTGA